The Nocardioides salarius genome includes a region encoding these proteins:
- the murJ gene encoding murein biosynthesis integral membrane protein MurJ translates to MSTSTDEERSSILGSSAVMAAGTTFSRLSGFIRASLLAAALGNLLHADAFNIANTIPNMLYILLAGGVFNAVLVPQLVRALQHDDDGGEAYTNRIVTLAGLFLAAVTVLLVVAAPLVVGLYTTDWPPEVRESTIDFARYCLPQVFFYGMFVLVGQILNARGTFGPMMWAPIANNVVAVATLVVYLLVFGAARESERFAGFSASEELLLGLGSTAGIVLQLLVLLPFLRRAGFRFVPRFDFRGTGLGHTLRLGGWTVGFVVVNQAAYTVVINLASTGTAGGDPDGTGATIYSAAFLIVMVPHSIITVSLATAILPRLSARAAGNDLRALGETLSSTLRTALAVIVPFAALLPLLAPDLPRILFGYGAAADTVGNYVPTLALFGPGLVFFTVHYVVLRGFYSLEQTRTVFLVQCAVGLTNVGVALALVLTTGPAATAPSLVLAYAAAYAVGSFVSWSVLSRRIGGLGGRALLRFVVRTLLVVALSTAVAGLVAWALHQVGPEESRAMAGLRVAVVGAVDVALFLVLARLVRLSEVTDVLRTLTRRVPAPQRD, encoded by the coding sequence GTGAGCACCAGCACCGACGAGGAGCGCTCCAGCATCCTCGGCTCGTCGGCAGTGATGGCCGCGGGCACCACGTTCTCGCGCCTCAGCGGCTTCATCCGGGCCTCGCTGCTGGCCGCGGCGCTGGGCAACCTGCTGCACGCCGACGCGTTCAACATCGCCAACACGATCCCGAACATGCTCTACATCCTGCTGGCCGGCGGCGTGTTCAACGCGGTGCTGGTGCCCCAGCTGGTGCGGGCGCTGCAGCACGACGACGACGGCGGCGAGGCCTACACCAACCGGATCGTGACGCTGGCCGGGCTCTTCCTGGCCGCCGTGACGGTGCTGCTGGTCGTGGCCGCGCCCCTGGTGGTGGGCCTCTACACGACCGACTGGCCCCCGGAGGTGCGCGAGTCGACGATCGACTTCGCCCGCTACTGCCTGCCGCAGGTCTTCTTCTACGGCATGTTCGTGCTGGTCGGGCAGATCCTCAACGCCCGCGGCACGTTCGGGCCGATGATGTGGGCCCCGATCGCCAACAACGTCGTGGCCGTGGCCACCCTCGTGGTCTACCTGCTGGTCTTCGGCGCCGCACGCGAGTCCGAGCGGTTCGCCGGGTTCAGCGCCTCCGAGGAGCTGCTGCTGGGCCTGGGCTCGACCGCGGGCATCGTGCTCCAGCTGCTGGTGCTGCTCCCGTTCCTGCGCCGCGCCGGCTTCCGGTTCGTGCCGCGCTTCGACTTCCGCGGCACCGGCCTGGGCCACACCCTGCGCCTGGGCGGCTGGACGGTCGGCTTCGTGGTCGTCAACCAGGCGGCGTACACGGTCGTGATCAACCTGGCCTCGACCGGCACGGCCGGCGGCGACCCCGACGGCACCGGCGCGACGATCTACTCGGCCGCGTTCCTGATCGTGATGGTGCCGCACTCGATCATCACGGTCTCGCTGGCCACCGCGATCCTGCCGCGGCTCTCGGCCCGCGCCGCCGGCAACGACCTGCGGGCGCTGGGCGAGACGCTCTCGTCGACGCTGCGCACCGCGCTGGCGGTGATCGTGCCGTTCGCGGCCCTGCTGCCGCTGCTGGCCCCCGACCTGCCCCGCATCCTGTTCGGGTACGGCGCCGCGGCCGACACCGTCGGCAACTACGTGCCGACGCTGGCCCTCTTCGGGCCCGGCCTGGTCTTCTTCACCGTCCACTACGTGGTGCTGCGCGGCTTCTACTCCCTCGAGCAGACCCGCACCGTCTTCCTCGTGCAGTGCGCCGTGGGGCTGACCAACGTCGGGGTCGCGCTGGCCCTGGTGCTCACCACCGGCCCCGCCGCGACCGCGCCCTCGCTCGTGCTGGCCTACGCGGCGGCGTACGCCGTCGGCTCGTTCGTCTCGTGGAGCGTGCTCTCGCGCCGGATCGGCGGTCTCGGTGGCCGGGCCCTGCTGCGCTTCGTGGTGCGCACGCTGCTGGTGGTCGCCCTCAGCACCGCGGTGGCCGGGCTGGTCGCCTGGGCGCTGCACCAGGTCGGCCCCGAGGAGAGCCGGGCGATGGCCGGCCTGCGGGTGGCGGTCGTGGGTGCCGTCGACGTGGCGCTCTTCCTGGTGCTGGCCCGGCTGGTGCGCCTGAGCGAGGTCACCGACGTGCTGCGCACGCTCACCCGCCGCGTCCCCGCCCCGCAGCGCGACTGA
- a CDS encoding SRPBCC family protein produces MTTAPSPQSGPQSGPESSTDLHAEIEVDATPAQTWALVSDVRRMPEWSPQVRRTFVPGGAVRLGSRMINLNHRGWMHWPTQAKVVRFEPHREVAFRVVENRTVWSFTLEPLDGGTRTRIVHKRESPEGVSALSLGLTKVAFGGVPAFTDELRAGMQRTLERMRDTLAS; encoded by the coding sequence ATGACGACCGCACCCAGCCCCCAGTCCGGCCCCCAGTCCGGCCCCGAGTCCAGCACCGACCTGCACGCCGAGATCGAGGTCGACGCGACCCCCGCCCAGACCTGGGCGCTGGTCAGCGACGTGCGCCGGATGCCGGAGTGGAGCCCGCAGGTGCGGCGCACCTTCGTGCCCGGCGGCGCGGTGCGGCTGGGCAGCCGGATGATCAACCTCAACCACCGGGGCTGGATGCACTGGCCCACCCAGGCCAAGGTGGTGCGCTTCGAGCCGCACCGCGAGGTGGCCTTCCGCGTCGTCGAGAACCGCACCGTGTGGTCCTTCACCCTCGAGCCGCTCGACGGCGGCACCCGCACCCGCATCGTGCACAAGCGTGAGTCCCCCGAGGGCGTCTCGGCCCTCTCGCTCGGGCTGACCAAGGTCGCCTTCGGCGGCGTCCCCGCCTTCACCGACGAGCTGCGCGCGGGGATGCAGCGCACCCTCGAGCGGATGCGCGACACCCTCGCCTCCTGA
- the trxA gene encoding thioredoxin yields the protein MGNISAVTDAEFDQTVLMADKPVLVDFWAEWCGPCRQVAPILDELAGAHGDKITFLKMNVDENPVTPSSYRVTGIPTINVYQGGEVVKTIVGARPKAALLKELADFI from the coding sequence ATGGGCAACATCTCCGCCGTGACCGACGCCGAGTTCGACCAGACGGTCCTGATGGCCGACAAGCCGGTCCTCGTGGACTTCTGGGCCGAGTGGTGCGGGCCGTGCCGCCAGGTCGCCCCGATCCTCGACGAGCTCGCCGGTGCGCACGGCGACAAGATCACGTTCTTGAAGATGAACGTCGACGAGAACCCCGTGACCCCCTCGTCCTACCGGGTCACCGGCATCCCGACGATCAACGTCTACCAGGGCGGCGAGGTCGTCAAGACCATCGTCGGCGCCCGCCCGAAGGCCGCCCTGCTCAAGGAGCTGGCCGACTTCATCTGA
- the sigM gene encoding RNA polymerase sigma factor SigM, with protein sequence MRGHRQDERPLAELDDRALLAAHVAGREGAFGELFGRHRDRLWAVALRTTGQPEDAADGLQDALVAAYRRAGSFRGDAAVTTWLHRIVVNACLDRLRAARVRRTDRLPDDLEEYNERGDTRTATAETEDPAEQSVRAERRRAVLDALGRISPEQRAAIVLVDMEGYPVAEAARILDVAAGTVKSRCSRGRARLAAHLAELLVDDDTAPGDPHHPPTGNPGGPARVRPDDPRGPPASPSRP encoded by the coding sequence ATGAGGGGGCACCGCCAGGACGAGCGCCCGCTCGCCGAGCTCGACGACCGCGCCCTGCTGGCCGCCCACGTCGCCGGTCGCGAGGGCGCGTTCGGGGAGCTCTTCGGCCGGCACCGCGACCGGCTCTGGGCGGTGGCGCTGCGCACGACCGGCCAGCCCGAGGACGCCGCCGACGGCCTCCAGGATGCCCTGGTCGCGGCCTACCGGCGCGCCGGCTCCTTCCGCGGCGACGCCGCGGTCACCACGTGGCTGCACCGCATCGTCGTCAACGCGTGCCTCGACCGGCTGCGGGCCGCCCGCGTGCGGCGTACCGACCGGCTGCCCGACGACCTCGAGGAGTACAACGAGCGCGGCGACACCCGCACCGCCACCGCCGAGACCGAGGACCCGGCCGAGCAGTCGGTGCGGGCCGAGCGGCGCCGCGCGGTCCTCGACGCGCTGGGCCGGATCAGCCCCGAGCAGCGCGCCGCCATCGTGCTGGTCGACATGGAGGGCTACCCCGTGGCCGAGGCGGCACGCATCCTCGACGTCGCGGCCGGCACCGTGAAGTCGCGCTGCTCGCGTGGGCGGGCCCGCCTCGCGGCCCACCTCGCCGAGCTGCTCGTCGACGACGACACCGCCCCGGGTGACCCGCACCACCCGCCGACGGGGAACCCAGGAGGCCCGGCGCGCGTCAGACCGGACGACCCGCGCGGACCACCCGCGTCACCGTCCCGCCCCTGA
- a CDS encoding protein kinase family protein: MPHSIRPGDLLAGRYRLVDLLSESGNGRFWRAHDRILERHVALHVISADDPRSEGLLRAARRSATVLDPHILRVLDAEELDGLCYVVNEWGTGTSLDIMLGAGGVLSPRRAAWIVAEVGAAATVAHGAGVAHGRLNPENVLVDLHGSIRVIGWCVDAALHGNPDPRVEDDVDDLAGLLYAALTGRWAGASDSAVPSAPREHGRVLRPRQVRAGIPRPLDVLCDEVLDLSGRGRGLRAPESSRGLTAALEDFVGDPAGIPESLVERLVSRGSGPVRFSAVPELGLRPADEPEVEPTRVVRAEDLPRDEPTTPVPDEPEEPTVAVPLEAPAAAGPETEPDAPTQVTEIDNADTDTGTDAGAEPGPVVEPEGDLPTQAGLPSFDDDDEEREGRSQRPVPGPPPPPLEEPAPRPLFAPEPPDGGPVRRPRPGAAAATGAGDYWPWDTGTGHGTATGHGTGHGTGTGTGVGALGSMTHTGSGVLGEGVGVEDDQVPGRSTFRLAALLLAGVLLVVAVAVAFNLGRGRTPLGSVPEDEASSTPGSAATASATPEPLTGLSVTDLDPQAEPPEEYPELTGNTVDGDPATSWRTSTYNQDLGPAGLKTGVGLVVDLGSAAEVRSVELDLVGEGSQVELYVTEEAPTAVADLDPVADVTAGSTESIELEEAVAGRYVTIWFTSLPDVGDGFRGEVSEIRVLG, translated from the coding sequence GTGCCTCACTCGATCCGGCCCGGTGACCTGCTCGCCGGCCGGTACCGCCTCGTCGACCTGCTCAGCGAGAGCGGGAACGGGCGCTTCTGGCGTGCCCACGACCGGATCCTCGAGCGGCACGTGGCGCTGCACGTGATCTCCGCCGACGACCCGCGCTCCGAGGGGCTGCTGCGGGCCGCCCGCCGCTCGGCGACCGTGCTCGACCCCCACATCCTGCGGGTGCTCGACGCCGAGGAGCTCGACGGCCTCTGCTACGTCGTCAACGAGTGGGGCACCGGCACGTCGCTCGACATCATGCTCGGCGCCGGCGGGGTCCTCTCGCCGCGCCGCGCGGCCTGGATCGTGGCCGAGGTCGGCGCGGCCGCCACCGTCGCGCACGGCGCCGGCGTCGCCCACGGGCGGCTCAACCCCGAGAACGTCCTGGTCGACCTGCACGGCTCGATCCGGGTCATCGGCTGGTGCGTCGACGCCGCCCTGCACGGCAACCCCGACCCGCGTGTCGAGGACGACGTCGACGACCTGGCCGGGCTGCTCTACGCCGCCCTCACCGGCCGCTGGGCCGGCGCCTCGGACTCCGCGGTGCCCTCCGCCCCCCGCGAGCACGGCCGGGTGCTGCGCCCACGGCAGGTGCGGGCCGGCATCCCCCGCCCGCTCGACGTGCTCTGCGACGAGGTCCTCGACCTCTCCGGCCGCGGTCGCGGCCTGCGGGCCCCCGAGTCGTCACGCGGCCTGACCGCGGCGCTGGAGGACTTCGTGGGCGACCCGGCCGGCATCCCCGAGTCGCTGGTCGAGCGGCTGGTCTCGCGCGGCAGCGGCCCGGTGCGCTTCAGCGCCGTGCCCGAGCTCGGGCTGCGCCCGGCCGACGAGCCCGAGGTGGAGCCCACCCGCGTGGTCCGCGCCGAGGACCTGCCCCGCGACGAGCCGACGACCCCGGTCCCGGACGAGCCCGAGGAGCCCACGGTCGCGGTGCCGCTCGAGGCGCCCGCCGCCGCCGGACCGGAGACGGAGCCGGACGCACCGACTCAGGTGACCGAGATCGACAACGCCGACACGGACACCGGCACCGACGCCGGTGCCGAGCCCGGCCCCGTCGTCGAGCCGGAGGGCGACCTGCCGACCCAGGCCGGGCTCCCGTCCTTCGACGACGACGACGAGGAGCGGGAGGGCCGCAGCCAGCGGCCGGTGCCCGGACCGCCGCCGCCGCCGCTGGAGGAGCCCGCCCCGCGGCCCCTCTTCGCCCCCGAGCCCCCCGACGGTGGTCCCGTACGACGCCCCCGTCCCGGCGCCGCGGCCGCCACCGGCGCGGGCGACTACTGGCCGTGGGACACCGGGACCGGCCACGGCACCGCCACTGGTCACGGCACTGGTCACGGCACTGGGACAGGCACGGGTGTGGGCGCCCTCGGGTCGATGACCCACACCGGCAGCGGCGTCCTCGGCGAGGGCGTGGGCGTCGAGGACGACCAGGTGCCGGGCCGCAGCACCTTCCGGCTGGCCGCGCTGCTGCTGGCGGGCGTGCTGCTGGTGGTCGCGGTGGCCGTGGCCTTCAACCTGGGGCGCGGGCGCACCCCGCTGGGCAGCGTCCCCGAGGACGAGGCGTCCTCCACGCCGGGCTCGGCGGCCACCGCCTCGGCGACCCCGGAGCCGCTGACCGGCCTCAGCGTCACCGACCTCGACCCGCAGGCCGAGCCGCCCGAGGAGTACCCCGAGCTCACCGGGAACACGGTCGACGGCGACCCCGCCACCAGCTGGCGCACCTCCACGTACAACCAGGACCTCGGCCCGGCCGGCCTCAAGACCGGCGTCGGGCTCGTCGTCGACCTCGGGAGCGCCGCCGAGGTCCGCTCGGTCGAGCTCGACCTGGTCGGGGAGGGCTCCCAGGTCGAGCTCTACGTCACCGAGGAGGCGCCCACCGCGGTGGCCGACCTCGATCCGGTCGCCGACGTCACGGCCGGCTCCACCGAGAGCATCGAGCTCGAGGAGGCCGTCGCGGGCCGCTACGTGACCATCTGGTTCACCTCGCTGCCCGACGTCGGCGACGGCTTCCGCGGCGAGGTCTCGGAGATCCGGGTGCTCGGATGA
- the trxB gene encoding thioredoxin-disulfide reductase, whose protein sequence is MAENDIRNVIIIGSGPAGYTAAVYAARANLHPLVFEGSVTAGGALMNTTEVENFPGFRDGIMGPALMDEMRGQAERFGAELVADDVVEVDLTGDVKTVRTATDTHRAHAVILATGSGYRELGLPNEKALSGRGVSWCATCDGFFFRDQHIAVVGGGDSAIEEATFLTRFGSKVSLIVRRDELRASKIMQERAFADPKLEIIWNSKVAEINGTDKLESLTLEDTTTGEQRSLDATGLFIAIGHDPRSELLVGQVDLDDNGYVLAEHPSTGTNQPGVFACGDLVDHQYRQAITAAGTGCAAALDAERFLAELEHVAANPAEAQERADAEVVGA, encoded by the coding sequence ATGGCCGAGAACGACATCCGCAACGTGATCATCATCGGCTCGGGCCCCGCCGGGTACACCGCGGCGGTCTACGCCGCTCGTGCCAACCTGCACCCGCTGGTGTTCGAGGGCTCCGTCACCGCCGGCGGTGCGCTGATGAACACCACCGAGGTCGAGAACTTCCCGGGCTTCCGCGACGGCATCATGGGCCCCGCCCTGATGGACGAGATGCGCGGGCAGGCCGAGCGCTTCGGCGCCGAGCTGGTGGCCGACGACGTGGTCGAGGTCGACCTGACCGGCGACGTCAAGACCGTCCGCACCGCCACCGACACCCACCGGGCGCACGCGGTGATCCTGGCGACCGGCTCGGGCTACCGCGAGCTGGGCCTGCCCAACGAGAAGGCGCTCTCGGGCCGCGGCGTCTCCTGGTGCGCCACCTGCGACGGGTTCTTCTTCCGCGACCAGCACATCGCCGTGGTCGGCGGTGGCGACTCCGCCATCGAGGAGGCCACCTTCCTGACCCGCTTCGGGTCGAAGGTCTCCCTGATCGTGCGCCGCGACGAGCTGCGCGCCTCCAAGATCATGCAGGAGCGCGCCTTCGCCGACCCCAAGCTCGAGATCATCTGGAACAGCAAGGTCGCCGAGATCAACGGCACCGACAAGCTCGAGTCGCTCACGCTGGAGGACACCACCACCGGCGAGCAGCGCTCGCTCGACGCCACCGGCCTGTTCATCGCCATCGGCCACGACCCGCGCTCGGAGCTGCTGGTGGGCCAGGTCGACCTCGACGACAACGGCTACGTGCTCGCCGAGCACCCCAGCACCGGCACCAACCAGCCCGGTGTCTTCGCGTGCGGCGACCTGGTCGACCACCAGTACCGCCAGGCGATCACCGCCGCCGGCACCGGCTGCGCGGCCGCGCTCGACGCCGAGCGCTTCCTCGCCGAGCTGGAGCACGTCGCCGCCAACCCGGCCGAGGCGCAGGAGCGCGCCGACGCCGAGGTCGTCGGAGCCTGA
- a CDS encoding CCA tRNA nucleotidyltransferase, whose translation MVEVQRSVAAELDRIAPVIDELGRRFTEAGHEIALVGGPVRDAMLGRHHNDLDLTTSARPEQTERLLKGWADAMWDMGRDFGTIGCRKGEWQVEITTYRSESYDPSSRNPDVAFGDTLAGDLGRRDFTVNAMAVRLPGREVEDPHGGVLDLAHRVLRTPGTPEDSFSDDPLRMMRAARFAAQLGFEVDESVVAAMSAMAGRIDIISAERVRDELVKLVMGPYPRRGLTLLVDTGLAELVLPELPALALERDEHHRHKDVYEHTLTVLEQAIDQEEERLGGPDLVSRLAALMHDVGKPRTRRFLDDGTVTFHHHDVVGAKLTRKRMKALRFSNDDIDAVSTLVELHLRFHGYGSGEWTDSAVRRYVRDAGDQLTRLHVLTRADSTTRNRRKAERLARTYDDLEARIERLAEAEELGAMRPDLDGNQIMEILGVGPGREVGEAYRHLLELRMDEGPLGEERAREELLAWWAQR comes from the coding sequence ATGGTCGAGGTGCAGCGATCGGTCGCCGCCGAGCTCGACCGCATCGCTCCCGTCATCGACGAGCTCGGCCGTCGCTTCACCGAGGCCGGCCACGAGATCGCGCTGGTCGGTGGTCCGGTGCGCGACGCGATGCTGGGCCGCCACCACAACGACCTCGACCTGACGACCTCGGCGCGCCCGGAGCAGACCGAGCGGCTGCTCAAGGGCTGGGCCGACGCGATGTGGGACATGGGCCGCGACTTCGGCACCATCGGCTGCCGCAAGGGCGAGTGGCAGGTCGAGATCACGACCTACCGCTCGGAGTCCTACGACCCGTCGTCGCGCAACCCCGACGTGGCCTTCGGCGACACCCTGGCCGGTGACCTGGGGCGCCGCGACTTCACCGTCAACGCGATGGCGGTGCGGCTGCCCGGCCGCGAGGTCGAGGACCCGCACGGCGGCGTGCTCGACCTGGCCCACCGGGTGCTGCGCACCCCGGGCACGCCCGAGGACTCCTTCTCCGACGACCCGCTGCGGATGATGCGCGCGGCGCGCTTCGCCGCCCAGCTCGGCTTCGAGGTCGACGAGTCGGTGGTGGCGGCGATGAGCGCGATGGCCGGGCGCATCGACATCATCTCCGCCGAGCGGGTGCGCGACGAGCTGGTCAAGCTGGTGATGGGGCCCTACCCGCGGCGCGGGCTCACGCTCCTGGTCGACACCGGGCTGGCCGAGCTGGTGCTGCCCGAGCTGCCGGCCCTGGCTCTCGAGCGCGACGAGCACCACCGGCACAAGGACGTCTACGAGCACACCCTGACGGTGCTGGAGCAGGCCATCGACCAGGAGGAGGAGCGCCTCGGCGGGCCCGACCTGGTCTCGCGGCTGGCGGCGCTGATGCACGACGTCGGCAAGCCGCGCACCCGCCGCTTCCTCGACGACGGCACCGTCACCTTCCACCACCACGACGTGGTCGGCGCCAAGCTGACCCGCAAGCGGATGAAGGCGCTGCGCTTCTCCAACGACGACATCGACGCGGTCAGCACCCTGGTCGAGCTGCACCTGCGCTTCCACGGCTACGGCAGCGGGGAGTGGACCGACTCGGCGGTGCGCCGCTACGTCCGCGACGCCGGCGACCAGCTGACCCGGCTGCACGTGCTGACCCGCGCCGACTCGACCACCCGCAACCGGCGCAAGGCCGAGCGCCTGGCGCGCACCTACGACGACCTCGAGGCGCGCATCGAGCGGCTGGCCGAGGCCGAGGAGCTGGGTGCGATGCGCCCCGACCTCGACGGCAACCAGATCATGGAGATCCTCGGCGTCGGCCCCGGCCGCGAGGTCGGCGAGGCCTACCGGCACCTGCTCGAGCTGCGGATGGACGAGGGGCCGCTGGGCGAGGAGCGGGCCCGCGAGGAGCTGCTCGCCTGGTGGGCACAGCGCTAG
- a CDS encoding DUF6049 family protein: MVLPRSLRPAPGARHGRRGGAGRLVAGGVAGVVVAMSTAGGLVAPVQASYAAAADEGDREPLSVTIESLTPGELPRSGPIEVSGTVTNVDDETWTTVNLYPFLGDTALTTPADLSEARRTPVRDFVGARVTDPGPYATIETLEPGESADYSFTVARSRLDVDERGVYWFGVHALGQDAAGRDLNADGRARTFLPWVGGEDRSLRVSVVVPLRKRVLHDAQGRVAGLESWERALAPGGALTELVDLGAGADDASLTWLVDPAVVDAASRLAAGNPPRSIEPTIDPADPDAPDGDQTEPTGTPGADDSPVAPETDPAPEDADPTAPGPTERSTVPPRLDEEALSELDPEAEQLARDAGDWLDALGAAVRPGSQVLALPYGDLDVAAAARLSPELYRSARRRAGSELEGVELTTSPALASPLGFLPLETLAEAREDETILLTDRMLDGQRAVDPLPTVVSVDDRTVVLSSSGAADGGPSPGDRLSTLALRQRVLSEAAVRLLDTGRRSPLVLTLPLGWVPDGDGTAFFEGLGTSWVDLDTVAEATAGRRPLPVDPDELRYPDSQREAELGPTDLAAVTELVEAGQHLQDLLTFNDRVGSVVSATAYPTASFLTRPARAAALRSARAATDDVRDLLGAIEVSAPPGVTLSSASGRLPATITNNLDQAVTVRLDARSDQPMTLRVPESIEIGPESSTTVLLGATTEQQGVHNVTLVLTDVNDVPLGDVDVVPIRAAQVSRVIWLIMGAGAALLLGAIVVRLVRRVRAARASSRASSRAQPDQSQPDATQEQA, encoded by the coding sequence GTGGTCCTCCCCCGCTCACTGCGCCCTGCCCCCGGGGCCCGGCACGGTCGACGCGGGGGTGCCGGACGGCTGGTGGCCGGCGGCGTCGCGGGCGTCGTGGTGGCGATGAGCACGGCCGGCGGACTCGTCGCGCCGGTCCAGGCGTCGTACGCCGCCGCCGCCGACGAGGGCGACCGGGAGCCGCTCAGCGTCACGATCGAGTCGCTGACCCCCGGCGAGCTGCCCCGCTCGGGCCCCATCGAGGTCAGCGGCACCGTCACCAACGTCGACGACGAGACCTGGACCACCGTCAATCTCTACCCCTTCCTCGGCGACACCGCGCTGACGACGCCCGCCGACCTCAGCGAGGCGCGCAGGACCCCGGTGCGCGACTTCGTCGGCGCCCGGGTCACCGACCCCGGCCCGTACGCGACGATCGAGACCCTCGAGCCCGGCGAGTCGGCCGACTACTCCTTCACCGTGGCCCGGTCGCGCCTCGACGTCGACGAGCGCGGCGTCTACTGGTTCGGGGTGCACGCGCTGGGCCAGGACGCCGCGGGACGCGACCTCAACGCCGACGGCCGCGCCCGCACGTTCCTGCCCTGGGTCGGCGGCGAGGACCGCAGCCTGCGGGTCTCGGTGGTGGTCCCGCTGCGCAAGCGGGTGCTGCACGACGCGCAGGGCCGGGTCGCCGGCCTCGAGTCGTGGGAGCGGGCCCTGGCCCCCGGCGGGGCGCTCACCGAGCTCGTCGACCTCGGTGCCGGCGCCGACGACGCCTCCCTGACCTGGCTGGTCGACCCGGCGGTGGTCGACGCCGCGAGCCGGTTGGCCGCCGGCAACCCGCCGCGCTCCATCGAGCCGACGATCGACCCGGCCGACCCCGACGCCCCCGACGGCGACCAGACGGAGCCGACCGGCACGCCGGGCGCCGACGACTCCCCGGTCGCCCCGGAGACGGATCCGGCCCCCGAGGACGCCGACCCGACCGCGCCGGGGCCGACCGAGCGCAGCACCGTGCCCCCGCGCCTCGACGAGGAGGCGCTCTCCGAGCTCGACCCCGAGGCCGAGCAGCTGGCCCGCGACGCCGGCGACTGGCTCGACGCGCTCGGCGCGGCGGTGCGGCCGGGCTCGCAGGTGCTGGCGCTGCCGTACGGCGACCTCGACGTCGCCGCCGCCGCGCGCCTGTCCCCCGAGCTCTACCGCTCGGCCCGCCGGCGCGCGGGATCCGAGCTCGAGGGCGTCGAGCTCACCACGAGCCCGGCGCTCGCCTCCCCGCTCGGCTTCCTGCCCCTGGAGACGCTGGCCGAGGCCCGCGAGGACGAGACGATCCTGCTCACCGACCGGATGCTCGACGGCCAGCGGGCCGTCGACCCGCTGCCCACCGTGGTCTCCGTCGACGACCGCACGGTGGTGCTGTCGTCCTCGGGTGCCGCCGACGGCGGGCCGAGCCCGGGTGATCGGCTCTCGACGCTCGCGCTGCGCCAGCGGGTGCTGAGCGAGGCCGCCGTGCGGCTGCTCGACACCGGTCGGCGCTCCCCGCTGGTGCTGACCCTGCCGCTGGGCTGGGTGCCCGACGGCGACGGCACCGCCTTCTTCGAGGGGCTAGGCACCTCGTGGGTCGACCTCGACACGGTCGCCGAGGCGACGGCCGGGCGCCGTCCCCTGCCCGTGGACCCCGACGAGCTGCGCTACCCCGACAGCCAGCGCGAGGCCGAGCTCGGGCCCACCGACCTCGCCGCCGTCACCGAGCTCGTCGAGGCCGGCCAGCACCTGCAGGACCTGCTCACCTTCAACGACCGGGTCGGCTCGGTGGTCTCGGCGACCGCCTACCCCACCGCCTCGTTCCTGACCCGCCCGGCGCGGGCGGCGGCCCTGCGCTCGGCCCGCGCCGCGACCGACGACGTGCGCGACCTGCTGGGCGCGATCGAGGTCAGCGCACCGCCCGGGGTCACCCTGTCGAGTGCCAGCGGGCGGCTGCCGGCGACGATCACCAACAACCTCGACCAGGCCGTGACGGTGCGCCTCGACGCCCGCTCCGACCAGCCGATGACGCTGCGGGTCCCCGAGAGCATCGAGATCGGCCCCGAGAGCTCGACGACCGTGCTGCTGGGCGCCACCACCGAGCAGCAGGGCGTGCACAACGTGACCCTGGTGCTCACCGACGTCAACGACGTGCCGCTCGGCGACGTCGACGTCGTGCCGATCCGTGCGGCCCAGGTGAGCCGGGTGATCTGGCTGATCATGGGTGCCGGGGCGGCGCTGCTGCTGGGCGCCATCGTGGTCCGGCTCGTACGCCGCGTGCGCGCGGCCCGCGCCTCCTCCCGCGCCTCCTCCCGCGCCCAGCCCGACCAGTCCCAGCCCGACGCGACCCAGGAGCAGGCGTGA